From the Oncorhynchus nerka isolate Pitt River linkage group LG28, Oner_Uvic_2.0, whole genome shotgun sequence genome, one window contains:
- the LOC135565537 gene encoding piggyBac transposable element-derived protein 4-like, with the protein MLWKCRLAFRQYIPSKRHRFGVKFFVMCDVKTGFVQDIIVYTGSTTDIKHYEGLGVSGSVVMTMLAPHLGKGHTLYVDNWYSSPTLFQHLLSNSTGACGTVRSNRKGMPAFGCRKMQRGEVEFQENGQQLAVKWHDKRDVHVLSTVHTATMSATGKVDHLTGERKIKPDCVLDYNLKMGAVDKADMINSFVECTRKTNKWYKKIFFHLIDTAVLNGSIVHRQLTGKVITYQKYRENLMRELLEEHHTPRRPSTGGRPAVDNPLRLTARHFPCKVPQTASQGSRTRRHCKVCLSGARRSKQRKMTKYMCLACDTPLCISPCFEEYHMLKHY; encoded by the exons atgttatggaaatgtaggctggcgttccgtcaatatattccctccaaaaggcacaggtttggagtcaagttctttgtcatgtgcgacgtgaagacaggatttgtccaggatattatagtttacacagggtccaccactgacatcaaacattatgaggggcttggggtgtcagggtccgtggtgatgaccatgctggctcctcatctcggcaagggacacactttgtacgtggacaattggtacagcagtcccacactcttccagcatctgctctccaacagcacaggggcatgtggcacagtcaggtcgaacaggaaggggatgccggcattcggatgcaggaagatgcagagaggggaggtggagttccaagagaacggtcaacagctggcagtaaagtggcatgacaagcgagacgtccatgtcctctccactgtccatacagcaaccatgtcggccacagggaaggtggaccacctgacCGGAGAGAGAAAGATCAAACCAGATTGTGTGCTTGATtataacctcaaaatgggggcCGTGGATAAGGCagacatgataaacagctttgtggaatgcacACGGAAAACGAACAAGTGGTATAAGAAGATATTTTTCCATCTGATCGACACTGCTGTCCTCAACGGCAGCATAGTTCACCGCCAACTAACAG GTAAAGTAATTACCTACCAAAAATACAGAGAGAACCTCATGAGAGAGCTGCTGGAGGAGCACCACACCCCTCGGCGCCCATCCACTGGGGGCCGTCCTGCTGTAGACAATCCCCTACGCCTCACTGCACGACATTTTCCCTGCAAAGTCCCTCAAACTGCTTCTCAAGGTAGTCGCACACGGAGGCATTGCAAAGTCTGCCTGTCTGGCGCCAGGAGAAGTAAGCAGAGGAAGATGACAAAATACATGTGTCTAGCTTGTGATACACCTCTATGTATTTCACCATGCTTTGAGGAGTATCACATGCTCAAGCATTATTGA